In a genomic window of Lacrimispora sp. BS-2:
- a CDS encoding formate--tetrahydrofolate ligase gives MKTDIEIAQEAKMLPIKDVAASYGIGGDELELYGKYKAKLTDELWERVKDRPDGRLVLVTAINPTPAGEGKTTTTVGLGQALGKMDKKAIIALREPSLGPCFGIKGGAAGGGYAQVVPMEDLNLHFTGDFHAITSANNLLAALLDNHIHQGNALGVDTRQILWKRCLDMNDRALRNIVVGLGSKAEGFVREDHFVITVASEIMAILCLANDMEDLKERLGKIIVAYNYAGEPVTASQLNAVGAMAALLKDALKPNLIQTLEHTGAIVHGGPFANIAHGCNSVRATKTALKLADVVVTEAGFGADLGAEKFLDIKCRKAGLKPDAIVLVATVRALKYNGGVPKDQLKDENLAALEKGIVNLEKHIENMMKYGVPVIVTLNSFITDTEAEHQFVKKFCEERGCEFALSQVWEKGGEGGIELAEKVLYTLENKESNFAPIYRDDMGLQDKIAAIAREIYGADGVTYAPAALKAIRKFEEMGFGSLPVCMAKTQYSLSDDQTKLGRPEGFDINVRDAYVSAGAGFVVILTGAIMTMPGLPKKPAADNIDVNEDGVITGLF, from the coding sequence ATGAAAACAGATATCGAAATCGCGCAAGAGGCAAAAATGCTTCCTATCAAAGATGTGGCTGCTTCCTATGGAATCGGTGGGGATGAGCTGGAGCTTTACGGAAAGTATAAGGCAAAACTGACTGATGAACTGTGGGAGCGGGTAAAGGACCGTCCGGATGGCAGACTGGTTCTTGTAACGGCAATCAATCCCACTCCCGCAGGGGAAGGAAAGACCACAACTACTGTAGGTCTTGGTCAGGCATTGGGAAAAATGGATAAAAAGGCGATTATCGCTCTCAGAGAACCTTCCCTTGGACCATGTTTTGGCATTAAGGGCGGCGCGGCAGGCGGCGGATATGCCCAGGTGGTGCCCATGGAAGACTTAAATCTTCATTTTACCGGTGATTTTCATGCCATAACCTCAGCCAATAACCTGCTTGCAGCTTTGTTAGACAATCATATCCACCAAGGCAATGCCCTTGGAGTCGACACCCGTCAGATTCTTTGGAAGCGCTGTCTGGACATGAATGACCGCGCTCTTAGAAATATTGTGGTTGGCCTTGGCTCCAAAGCAGAAGGCTTTGTGAGAGAGGATCACTTTGTGATTACGGTGGCATCGGAAATCATGGCAATCCTTTGCCTTGCAAATGATATGGAAGATTTAAAAGAACGGCTGGGAAAGATCATTGTAGCATATAATTATGCTGGAGAGCCTGTGACTGCCTCCCAGTTAAATGCAGTAGGCGCTATGGCGGCTTTGCTAAAGGATGCCTTAAAGCCCAATCTGATACAGACCCTGGAGCACACCGGCGCCATTGTTCACGGAGGTCCTTTTGCAAACATCGCCCATGGCTGCAACAGCGTACGCGCGACGAAAACGGCGTTAAAGCTGGCTGATGTTGTTGTGACAGAGGCTGGATTTGGCGCGGATTTAGGTGCAGAAAAATTCCTTGACATCAAATGCAGAAAAGCCGGATTAAAGCCTGACGCCATTGTATTGGTAGCAACGGTAAGAGCCCTCAAATACAACGGCGGAGTGCCAAAGGACCAGTTAAAGGATGAAAACCTGGCTGCTCTTGAAAAAGGTATCGTCAATCTGGAAAAGCACATTGAAAATATGATGAAATACGGCGTTCCGGTAATTGTTACTCTGAATTCCTTTATCACAGATACAGAGGCTGAACACCAGTTTGTTAAAAAGTTTTGTGAGGAAAGAGGATGTGAATTCGCCTTATCCCAGGTTTGGGAAAAAGGAGGAGAGGGCGGCATAGAACTGGCAGAAAAAGTACTTTATACCCTGGAAAATAAAGAAAGCAATTTTGCGCCCATTTATCGTGATGACATGGGCCTTCAAGATAAGATCGCTGCAATTGCAAGGGAGATCTACGGCGCAGATGGCGTGACCTATGCTCCGGCAGCTTTAAAAGCCATAAGAAAATTTGAAGAAATGGGCTTTGGCAGCCTTCCTGTGTGCATGGCAAAGACACAGTATTCCTTATCCGATGACCAGACAAAGCTTGGAAGGCCGGAAGGCTTTGATATTAATGTGCGGGATGCTTATGTGTCCGCCGGAGCAGGATTTGTGGTCATTCTGACCGGAGCTATCATGACCATGCCAGGTCTTCCAAAGAAGCCTGCCGCAGATAATATTGACGTAAATGAAGATGGAGTAATCACCGGATTATTCTGA
- a CDS encoding UDP-N-acetylmuramoyl-L-alanyl-D-glutamate--2,6-diaminopimelate ligase: MKFKEWLKDLKYEVLQGSLDVEAEDVIYDSRKARKGVVFVCMKGTRTDSHEFIPEVVDAGVEILVVEREMDIPDGVTAILVHNAREALALLSAARFGYPAEKMVTIGVTGTKGKTTTTHMIKTVLEACGKKVGMIGTTGIVIGQEVTPTVNTTPESYELHQAFSRMAEAGCEYLVMEVSSQAFKMHRVDGICFDYGLFTNISPDHIGPDEHRDFEEYLFYKSRIFCCSKVGIMNGDDEHWDEVVKDASCKLYSFSMEKKDTDFKAEAVRYIAQPDFVGLEFDIKGACELSVRVNIPGRFNVANALSAVSVLSFLGLPKENICHGLEHLNVNGRMEIVYSSEKCTVIVDYAHNAVSMESLLSTLRDYHPKRLVCVFGCGGNRSKDRRISMGDSAGRLADLTIITADNSRYEKTEDIIADIRESLEKIGGKFMEIPDRREAIRYSIIHAEPGDMIAIIGKGHEDYQEINGVRHHFSDREEVLNAVDAQLSKEA, encoded by the coding sequence ATGAAGTTTAAAGAATGGTTAAAAGACTTAAAATATGAGGTGCTGCAGGGCAGCCTGGACGTTGAGGCCGAGGATGTCATATATGACTCCAGAAAGGCACGAAAAGGTGTTGTATTTGTCTGCATGAAAGGCACGAGAACCGACTCCCATGAATTCATACCAGAGGTGGTGGACGCCGGGGTGGAAATCCTTGTAGTAGAACGAGAGATGGATATCCCGGATGGCGTAACCGCCATTCTCGTACATAATGCAAGAGAGGCGCTGGCTCTTTTATCAGCCGCCAGATTTGGATATCCGGCGGAAAAGATGGTGACGATCGGCGTGACCGGAACCAAAGGAAAAACCACCACCACCCACATGATCAAGACGGTTTTGGAAGCCTGCGGCAAAAAAGTGGGAATGATCGGAACTACGGGCATTGTGATCGGCCAGGAAGTTACGCCTACGGTGAATACGACTCCCGAGTCCTATGAACTTCATCAGGCCTTCAGCCGCATGGCGGAAGCAGGCTGTGAATATTTGGTAATGGAGGTTTCCTCCCAGGCCTTTAAAATGCACCGGGTAGATGGAATCTGCTTTGATTACGGACTGTTTACCAATATTTCCCCTGATCATATCGGACCGGATGAGCACCGGGATTTTGAAGAATATCTTTTTTACAAATCCCGGATCTTTTGCTGCTCAAAAGTGGGGATCATGAATGGGGATGATGAGCATTGGGATGAAGTGGTAAAGGATGCTTCCTGCAAGCTCTATTCCTTCTCCATGGAGAAAAAGGACACGGATTTTAAAGCAGAGGCTGTCAGGTACATCGCCCAGCCGGATTTTGTCGGACTGGAATTTGACATCAAAGGAGCTTGTGAGCTATCTGTCCGGGTGAATATTCCAGGACGCTTTAACGTTGCCAATGCCTTGTCTGCAGTCAGTGTTTTAAGTTTTTTAGGGCTTCCGAAAGAGAATATCTGCCATGGACTGGAACATTTAAACGTGAACGGACGAATGGAAATCGTTTATTCTTCTGAAAAATGTACGGTAATCGTAGATTATGCCCACAATGCGGTCAGCATGGAAAGCCTGCTCTCAACGCTTAGAGATTATCACCCAAAGCGCCTTGTCTGCGTCTTTGGCTGCGGCGGAAACCGTTCCAAGGACCGGCGTATTTCCATGGGAGACAGCGCCGGACGCCTGGCAGATCTTACGATTATCACCGCGGATAATTCCAGATACGAAAAAACGGAAGATATCATCGCAGATATTCGTGAAAGCCTTGAAAAGATAGGTGGGAAATTCATGGAAATTCCGGACCGCAGGGAAGCGATCCGTTACAGCATCATTCATGCCGAACCAGGTGACATGATTGCCATTATAGGAAAGGGGCATGAGGATTACCAGGAGATAAACGGAGTCCGCCACCATTTCTCAGACAGAGAAGAGGTCTTAAATGCAGTGGATGCCCAGCTTTCAAAGGAAGCTTAA
- the murF gene encoding UDP-N-acetylmuramoyl-tripeptide--D-alanyl-D-alanine ligase, giving the protein MVNMTVKEILSATGGKLLCGNEDTVLEHISIDSRNMKGNDLFVPIIGERQDAHHFIGQAFDNGAAAVLTSEHDAMDSVKPWIRVEDTKKALQAIGSYYRDCLKLPLVGITGSVGKTTTREMVASALSARYSVYKTPGNHNSQVGVPITISEISPEAEIGVIELGMSEPGELTVITRIAKIQMAVITNIGVTHIEQLGSQENIYKEKLTIQDGLMEGGILFLNGDDPLLKTTKAKEGCKTIYYGTGDNCDYRAVDVHLEEGFPAFTAVFGQKRVPLRLAVMGSHNVLNAMVSLAVASECGIPMEEAAECLQKFTGFKNRQQIYHAAGMTIIDDTYNASPVSMKAGLEVLGSIKKAERRIAVLADMKELGEKTRSYHYEIGEYIAEHPVYEVVTLGELAGEIARAVKEYAPHILVKEFMEPELLVSYLKEELKEGDCVLFKGSNSMNLGQVAEKFYRP; this is encoded by the coding sequence ATGGTAAATATGACAGTAAAGGAAATACTTTCAGCTACAGGAGGTAAGCTTCTTTGCGGAAATGAGGATACGGTTCTGGAGCACATCAGCATTGACTCCAGAAATATGAAGGGGAATGACCTGTTTGTTCCCATCATTGGAGAACGGCAGGATGCCCACCATTTTATCGGGCAGGCCTTTGACAATGGAGCAGCGGCCGTGCTTACCAGCGAGCATGACGCTATGGACTCTGTCAAACCGTGGATCCGGGTAGAGGATACAAAAAAGGCGCTTCAAGCGATTGGAAGCTATTACAGGGACTGCTTAAAGCTCCCCCTGGTGGGAATCACGGGAAGCGTGGGAAAGACCACTACAAGGGAGATGGTTGCCAGTGCTCTGTCTGCCCGTTATTCCGTTTATAAAACTCCTGGAAACCACAACAGCCAGGTAGGAGTGCCTATTACCATATCTGAGATTTCACCGGAGGCTGAAATTGGAGTCATTGAACTGGGAATGAGCGAGCCGGGAGAACTGACCGTCATTACCAGGATCGCAAAAATCCAGATGGCCGTAATAACCAATATCGGAGTAACCCATATCGAGCAGCTTGGATCCCAGGAAAACATCTACAAGGAAAAACTGACTATCCAGGATGGGTTAATGGAAGGCGGAATCCTCTTTTTAAATGGGGATGACCCGCTTTTAAAAACCACAAAGGCAAAGGAAGGCTGTAAGACCATTTATTACGGAACAGGAGATAATTGTGATTACAGGGCTGTCGATGTCCATTTGGAGGAAGGCTTTCCGGCCTTTACGGCAGTCTTCGGCCAGAAGAGAGTTCCTTTGCGGCTGGCAGTAATGGGAAGCCATAATGTGTTAAATGCCATGGTGTCCCTTGCAGTGGCTTCTGAGTGCGGTATCCCTATGGAAGAAGCGGCAGAATGTCTTCAGAAATTTACCGGTTTTAAGAACCGGCAGCAGATCTATCATGCAGCCGGTATGACTATCATCGATGATACATATAACGCCAGCCCGGTTTCCATGAAAGCAGGGCTGGAGGTCTTAGGTTCTATTAAAAAGGCGGAACGAAGGATCGCCGTATTGGCTGATATGAAGGAACTGGGAGAAAAAACGCGGTCATACCATTATGAAATCGGAGAATACATTGCAGAGCATCCAGTATATGAGGTGGTGACTTTGGGAGAACTGGCAGGGGAGATTGCCAGAGCGGTGAAGGAATATGCTCCTCATATCCTGGTTAAGGAATTCATGGAACCAGAACTGCTGGTATCTTATTTAAAAGAGGAATTAAAGGAAGGGGACTGCGTGTTGTTTAAGGGCTCAAACAGCATGAATCTTGGTCAGGTTGCGGAAAAGTTTTACCGGCCTTGA
- the priA gene encoding primosomal protein N' produces the protein MTERFARIIIDISHEKVDRTFDYRIPAGLLDEVAVGSLVLIPFGKGNSMRKGYVVGIASHANYDPDKIKEIAGIVTDGVSAESLLISLAWWLKERYGSTMNQALKTVLPVKQKVKPREKKVIKSLLDHSQLLNALEEAEKKKYKARARLFQALLENPAIPYEIAVNQMNLSAATLKPVIERGYVSLDCEEVYRNPVKTEIKERSKVVLNGEQQAIVDSFYLDYSHDIRKTYLIHGITGSGKTEVYMELIQKVIEDRKQVIVLIPEIALTYQTVLRFYGRFGNRVSIINSRLSAGERYDQFERARNGDIDIMIGPRSALFTPFSRLGLILIDEEHEGAYKSEVSPRYHAREVAVKRASMQGASLVLGSATPSLEAYTKALQGEYQLFRLTERAKKNSRLAAVSVVDLRQELKEGNKSIFSRSLKELIEDRLKKREQAMLFINRRGYANFVSCRSCGEAIRCPHCDVTLTLHNNSRLVCHYCGYSISMPDRCPACGSPYIANFGVGTQKIEQMTRKMFPAARVLRMDLDTTSKKGGHEEILTAFSEGEADILIGTQMIVKGHDFPNVTLVGVLAADLSLNTPDYRSAERTFQLLTQAAGRAGRDFRNGDVVIQTYSPEHYSIVTAANQDYEAFYRQEMAYRRLMKYPPASGLLTVQFSSRLEDCLKEAADAAAGFIGPLAEQEAVQIIGPVEATVYKINDIYRKILYLKQENYDILIKIRDQIDGFSENYGHLFDQVMIQYDFS, from the coding sequence ATGACGGAACGATTTGCCCGGATTATTATTGATATTTCCCATGAAAAAGTTGACAGAACCTTTGATTACCGGATTCCGGCCGGGCTTCTTGATGAAGTGGCTGTAGGTTCTCTGGTTTTGATTCCTTTTGGAAAAGGAAATTCCATGCGGAAAGGGTATGTGGTGGGCATTGCCTCCCATGCGAATTATGATCCGGATAAAATTAAGGAGATAGCAGGAATCGTAACAGACGGCGTATCGGCAGAATCCCTGCTCATTTCCCTGGCATGGTGGCTGAAGGAGCGGTATGGCTCCACCATGAACCAGGCATTAAAAACAGTGCTTCCTGTGAAGCAAAAGGTAAAGCCAAGGGAAAAAAAGGTGATTAAAAGCCTTTTGGACCATTCCCAGCTTTTAAATGCCTTGGAGGAAGCGGAAAAAAAGAAATACAAGGCCAGGGCACGCCTCTTTCAGGCACTTTTGGAGAATCCAGCCATTCCATACGAAATTGCGGTTAATCAGATGAACCTTTCTGCCGCCACCTTAAAGCCGGTTATTGAAAGAGGATACGTAAGTCTTGATTGTGAAGAGGTTTACAGAAATCCTGTTAAAACAGAAATAAAAGAAAGAAGCAAGGTGGTTTTAAATGGAGAACAGCAGGCAATTGTAGACAGTTTTTACCTTGATTATTCCCATGATATAAGAAAAACCTATCTGATCCACGGCATTACAGGAAGCGGCAAGACAGAGGTTTATATGGAACTGATCCAAAAGGTCATAGAGGATAGAAAGCAGGTGATTGTTCTCATTCCTGAAATAGCCCTGACTTATCAGACCGTCCTGCGTTTCTATGGAAGATTTGGGAACCGGGTGTCCATAATCAATTCCAGATTATCGGCAGGGGAACGGTATGACCAGTTTGAACGGGCAAGAAACGGGGATATTGATATTATGATCGGTCCCCGTTCGGCCCTGTTTACTCCCTTTTCCCGTCTTGGACTGATACTCATAGACGAAGAGCATGAAGGAGCTTACAAAAGCGAGGTATCTCCAAGATATCATGCCAGGGAGGTGGCAGTGAAAAGAGCCTCCATGCAGGGGGCATCTTTGGTTTTGGGCTCCGCAACTCCCTCCCTGGAAGCTTATACAAAAGCTCTTCAGGGAGAATACCAGCTTTTTCGCCTGACAGAAAGGGCCAAAAAAAACAGCCGTCTGGCGGCAGTATCTGTGGTGGATTTAAGGCAGGAACTTAAAGAAGGCAATAAGTCCATTTTCAGCAGAAGCTTAAAGGAACTGATCGAGGACCGGCTTAAGAAGCGGGAACAGGCCATGTTATTTATCAACAGGCGCGGCTATGCGAACTTTGTGTCCTGCCGTTCCTGCGGAGAAGCCATTCGCTGCCCTCACTGTGATGTGACTCTGACACTTCATAATAACAGCCGCCTTGTATGCCATTATTGCGGATATTCCATATCCATGCCAGACCGCTGTCCGGCCTGCGGCTCTCCCTACATTGCTAATTTTGGAGTAGGAACCCAGAAGATTGAACAAATGACCAGAAAAATGTTCCCGGCTGCCAGAGTCCTGCGAATGGATCTGGACACCACCTCAAAAAAGGGAGGACATGAAGAGATACTCACAGCTTTTTCCGAAGGAGAGGCCGACATCCTTATCGGCACCCAGATGATCGTAAAAGGCCATGATTTTCCAAATGTGACCCTGGTGGGAGTGCTGGCTGCAGACCTGTCTTTGAATACTCCGGACTACCGGTCAGCAGAACGGACCTTTCAGCTTTTAACCCAGGCAGCAGGAAGGGCCGGCCGGGATTTTCGAAACGGTGATGTGGTCATCCAGACCTATAGTCCGGAGCACTACAGCATTGTGACCGCCGCCAATCAGGATTATGAGGCATTTTACCGGCAGGAAATGGCATACCGCCGTCTGATGAAATATCCTCCGGCAAGCGGCCTGTTAACAGTACAGTTTTCTTCCAGACTGGAGGACTGTTTAAAAGAAGCAGCTGATGCGGCTGCCGGTTTTATCGGCCCCCTTGCGGAACAGGAAGCGGTGCAGATCATCGGCCCGGTAGAGGCTACTGTTTACAAAATTAATGATATCTATAGAAAAATTTTATACTTGAAACAGGAAAACTATGATATACTAATAAAAATCAGGGATCAGATCGACGGTTTTTCAGAAAACTATGGGCACCTGTTTGATCAGGTAATGATCCAATACGATTTTTCATAA
- the def gene encoding peptide deformylase encodes MAIRKIRTIGDEILRKHCKPVKEITPRISELIVDMFETMYDSCGVGLAASQVGILKQIVVIDVDDGNQYVLINPEIIETKGSQTGPEGCLSVPGKSGTVTRPDYVKVKAYDAAMEPFELEGEGFLARAICHECDHLNGDLYVDIVEGELEDVSLDEEEGEVEE; translated from the coding sequence ATGGCAATTAGAAAGATCAGAACCATTGGAGATGAAATTTTAAGAAAGCACTGCAAGCCTGTAAAGGAGATCACGCCAAGGATCAGCGAACTGATCGTGGATATGTTTGAGACCATGTATGACTCGTGCGGAGTTGGCCTTGCGGCTTCTCAGGTGGGGATTTTAAAACAGATCGTAGTCATAGATGTAGATGATGGCAACCAGTATGTACTTATTAATCCGGAAATCATAGAGACAAAGGGAAGCCAGACCGGGCCGGAAGGCTGCCTTAGCGTGCCTGGAAAATCCGGTACAGTCACAAGGCCTGATTACGTAAAAGTAAAGGCTTATGATGCTGCTATGGAGCCCTTTGAGTTGGAAGGGGAAGGCTTTTTAGCCCGGGCAATCTGTCATGAATGCGATCATTTAAACGGTGATCTCTATGTAGATATCGTGGAAGGCGAGCTGGAGGATGTCTCCTTAGATGAGGAAGAAGGAGAGGTTGAAGAATAA